From the genome of Apostichopus japonicus isolate 1M-3 chromosome 17, ASM3797524v1, whole genome shotgun sequence:
TTAGCGACTACACTAAGAAGCATATACTCGTCATCCCAGAGTATCAGCTGATGTTCTGTTTCGTCCCTAAAGCCGGCTGCAGTAACTGGAAGAGGATCATGATGGTCCTTACTGGGCAGAGCGAGTCCGTAGATGGACTCACCTCTGACGAAGTTCACGTGAACGCCAAGTTCCAGTTCTTTTCTGCGCTTCCACTAGCTCAGCAACAGGAGGTGTTGGAAACTTATTATAAGTTCGCCTTCGTCCGAGAGCCCATGGAGAGGCTTCTCTCTGTCTACAGGAATAAATTTGGAGACAAGGTCTACTACCGCAAGAATAAATCTTTTCATTCTTTCGGCAAAGGCATCATCCAAAACTTCCGCCAAAACGCGACGAAGCATCAAAGGATATCCGGAGAGGGCGTGACTTGGTCCGAATTTTCAAAGTACCTCCTCAGTCCTCAGGTCCGTAAGAGGTACGAGAGTGGGGCCGACGTACACCGTAAAGACCACTGGGATGTCCAAACGAGCATATGCTCCCCGTGTGACGTCAACTATGACTTCATCGGCCACCTAGAGACCATTGACGAGGACGCCATCTATTTGTTACGTCATTGGGGTGTTCAAGAGAAGGTGAAGTATCTCCCTAGTGATACCAGTCGACCAACTAACAGCACAGACCAAACGATTCTCAATCGGAATTTTGGACTGCTCACCACCCAGCAGCGAGAAAGGCTTTATAATATGTTTACTGAAGATTACGCTGCTTTTGGATACGAAAAGCCATCATTTATGtcttaaatttcaaacttttaacTGTTTAAAGGGTAAGCCTTTAGTTTGACAAATCTAGGTCCGAAAAAATGAAGAACCTAGTTTCAATGCAAGAATAGGTTAAGTATAGTTATGCTTGAAAGACATGCATTTGCAGAAGAAAACTCTGATGTATATACTTCATTCTTCAGTGATAATGTATTAAGTGAATCATGAGCAAACCGTATGGATTTATTTGAACATGGGGTGGCgggtattttatttttttgtgcctTTCGGATCTTTAAGCTCAAGGGGCAAAAACCGAACCATCATATTGAGCTTATGAGTCTAAGGTCTTAACGACGAACAACTCCCCCAATAGAGCTAAGGAGATAACAACAAAACTTGCCCCGTTTGGTGGATATATTAGCATAAAAGTCGTGTCCCCATGAGTTGgcacttttgtttttgaaatctgtgatgtcatagcgcCACTAGAATCTGGAACGCTTTATGTTCTCTTTgactttcttttcatattttgcaaaGTGAAATGTAAACAGTCTTTACCCTGAAACTGATGCCATCAGTTGGGTCTTGCCACCAGCTTCAATATTTAGAGATTCGTCGTTTGCAAAACAGACTACGGTCTCCATTGTACAGAATGAACAATATTGCAGCAAcaaggaaaaggagaaaacCATACCAAATAGAAGCACATGTGGTCCGATGATGTCATGTGtacgacttggtcaagtcttcAGTCGCACATGTGAAGAAagggagtgaggggggggggggtgggatcaGTTATATCTTCCAAATGGAATCAAGTTCTTCTTATCTGCTTGGGGAAGTTGTTCAGGTGTTTAGTTCGTAAACACGATAATTCAAAAAGTGGCATTGGGTTAAGGTTACTAGTTGGCAttcacagagagagagagagagaggtcaCTATTATTGAGTAACAAGAGCCATAAATCAGTCGAGGTCATGTAAGGTCAAATTCTGACAACCTTGTAACCACAGTAACTTCATAAGCACATGGTTGAACTTCCATACGTAGAAGTGCAAACACGGTAACGAAATTGGTGgtggtcaaatgtcatttggggttaaGAGAATTAAGTTAAAGTCTGTAAAACGTGTTAACATGATAACAGCAAAAGCAAAGCTGTGTTGAACTTACTATGTGGATCCTCCgtcttaaaaaataaaaaaagcagCAGAGATCaaactttggaaaattttgaacccgaaatttcaaaattaaaacttgtaTTAAATGGGAAATAAATCTTGGGATTTTGCAACGACCTCATAGTAGAGGCTAATATTCTTACACCCTCTGTGAAATAACTATATAGTCCAAACTACCTTTCCCCGAATTTACAGGAATTTTCTAATTATTTGTTCCCACCTAGACAGTGTTGGCGGTCAGTATGTTACTTTCATTAACGAGGGCGCTTTACCTAATGACGTCAGCGAGCCACATCGTAAGTTAAACAATTCCCCTCTCTGAAACATGAATTGAACACTTGCTCTCGGAGATTGCTTGGAAGTTGGTAAAAAAATGCAAGAGTGCCCATGCAGCATTTGCTTGTGTTAACaggagaaggggaggaaggagcAGGGAATGGGAAAACGATATTATGTTATTCCTGATGGTAAAAGGTTTCCAGAGCAAAGAGAACTGGAGCAAAAGAGGCTAACCAGCATCGGTACGGGCACAAGGTCGTCTGCAAAGACCACTTTCGGTCAGAAGCTTTTGTGGAGGATGTTCGTGCCCGcatgatggggtgggggagggggcagggtgACCCCCAAATATCCTCCGTCAAGCCATATCCAGTACCGGAATTATTTGATCACTGTGTCTGCTGAACAACAACCTGG
Proteins encoded in this window:
- the LOC139984321 gene encoding carbohydrate sulfotransferase 11-like: MANRFFLRYSVVGVAIVCFLLLVAIRNQPQSKSFTKTGHLKNTFKHNKHNLNMGRQKGQRQPQGMDAYKDVKEEPEDMSYEEDSSYFYGSSYSVSISSSFYGNNSKIHTSFSSSSDSYLNEGDAKFLEGLKLKYKLKRQAKIKRKKEERVKKLGDVRKMDAPKAANVRLRNGNVIDEEGNVIKTVEQHKQKYKVRKGRSVDDGIDAIEWEDFSEKVELRQLDRQTRVGTYCANRQSSDEISDYTKKHILVIPEYQLMFCFVPKAGCSNWKRIMMVLTGQSESVDGLTSDEVHVNAKFQFFSALPLAQQQEVLETYYKFAFVREPMERLLSVYRNKFGDKVYYRKNKSFHSFGKGIIQNFRQNATKHQRISGEGVTWSEFSKYLLSPQVRKRYESGADVHRKDHWDVQTSICSPCDVNYDFIGHLETIDEDAIYLLRHWGVQEKVKYLPSDTSRPTNSTDQTILNRNFGLLTTQQRERLYNMFTEDYAAFGYEKPSFMS